One window from the genome of Candidatus Cybelea sp. encodes:
- a CDS encoding aminodeoxychorismate/anthranilate synthase component II codes for MTARRVLFVDNYDSFSYNVVHLLASRNASPDVVLNDDSHLTRELLERYDALVVGPGPGRPEHAPKMMAVLRAAIERKMPVLGVCLGLQAIGEALGATVTHAPRLMHGKTSQIAHDGSGLFAGLASPLVATRYHSLCLEPSTIPGVLRVNARSEDGVVQGVAHRGLPVHGVQFHPESVLSESGEAIVENFFRQPLSR; via the coding sequence GTGACGGCGCGGCGGGTGCTGTTCGTCGATAACTACGACAGCTTCAGCTACAACGTCGTGCACCTGCTGGCGTCGCGCAACGCGTCCCCCGACGTCGTGCTGAACGACGATTCTCACTTGACGCGCGAACTGCTCGAACGCTACGACGCGCTGGTCGTCGGGCCCGGTCCCGGGCGGCCGGAGCACGCGCCAAAGATGATGGCCGTGCTGCGTGCGGCGATCGAGCGCAAGATGCCGGTGCTCGGCGTCTGCTTGGGACTGCAGGCGATCGGCGAGGCGCTCGGCGCGACCGTAACGCACGCTCCGCGGTTGATGCACGGCAAAACCTCGCAGATCGCGCACGACGGCAGCGGCCTCTTCGCCGGCCTTGCTTCGCCGCTGGTCGCGACCCGCTATCATTCGCTCTGTCTCGAGCCCTCGACGATTCCCGGCGTGCTGCGCGTCAACGCGCGCAGCGAGGACGGCGTCGTGCAAGGCGTCGCGCATCGCGGCCTGCCCGTCCACGGCGTTCAATTCCACCCCGAATCGGTGCTCAGCGAGAGCGGCGAAGCGATCGTCGAAAACTTCTTTCGCCAACCCTTGTCGCGATGA
- the ndk gene encoding nucleoside-diphosphate kinase produces MSIERTLILCKPDAVSRGLVGEIVSRIERRGYVISAMKLMQLDGERARQHYDEHRSKPFFADLVSFITSGPLLAMAVEGQDVVEGCRQLIGATNPLQAAPGSIRADLAQTIGRNLVHGSDGTASADRELNIFFEDKDFVSRRHDLERWIKE; encoded by the coding sequence ATGTCTATTGAACGTACGCTCATTCTTTGCAAGCCCGACGCCGTTTCGCGAGGGCTGGTCGGCGAGATCGTCTCGCGTATCGAGCGACGCGGCTACGTGATCTCGGCGATGAAACTGATGCAGCTCGACGGCGAGCGTGCCCGTCAGCACTACGACGAACACCGCTCCAAGCCGTTTTTCGCCGACCTCGTCTCGTTCATCACGAGCGGACCCCTGCTTGCGATGGCGGTCGAAGGTCAAGATGTAGTCGAAGGCTGCCGTCAGCTCATCGGCGCCACGAATCCGCTGCAGGCGGCTCCCGGCTCGATCCGCGCCGATCTCGCGCAGACGATCGGGCGCAATCTCGTGCACGGCAGCGACGGCACGGCAAGCGCCGACCGCGAGCTGAATATCTTTTTCGAAGATAAAGATTTCGTTTCGCGCCGTCACGATCTCGAGCGCTGGATCAAGGAGTAA
- a CDS encoding NAD(P)H-hydrate dehydratase: MIYVLTPEQMRAADAEAIARTGAIELMCNAGAAIAQRLRGVAPPGARIVAVAGPGNNGGDAFCALAELASEYECTVAEDPAAVGSEARVAARARAAATRVGIVALPAGEREARALLQNAIGVDGMFGTGARLPLPEAYRPLARVLDTRERTVVAIDIPSGIDALTGAVAQDAVRATLTVTLAAAKPGLLLEPAREYVGELVCAAIGIPEATLAAQPRSFAALDDAAFAALLPRRAADTDKRGAGAPLIIAGSAQFPGAAILCARAAARAGAGYVSVATPSSAAAALRAHLVEQVVVELSDAVEPAAIAHELVEISRHNGAVAIGPGLGLDERTAKIVMLFLEANRLPIVVDASALFHLSKHLGLLRGRPAVVTPHAGEFARLSGLGTIAPGTRVERIREFVDRTKITTLLKGSDTLIYDGTTVNINTTGTNALATAGTGDVLTGIIATLLSQGLSPVQAACAGAYWHGLAGRAAARKRRAGVVAGDVVDALSDALPR; this comes from the coding sequence GTGATCTACGTTCTGACTCCCGAGCAGATGCGTGCCGCCGACGCGGAGGCAATTGCCCGAACCGGGGCGATCGAGTTGATGTGCAACGCCGGCGCCGCCATCGCGCAGCGGCTGCGCGGCGTAGCGCCGCCGGGCGCTCGCATCGTCGCCGTCGCCGGCCCCGGTAACAACGGCGGCGACGCGTTCTGCGCGCTGGCGGAGCTCGCGAGCGAGTACGAGTGTACGGTTGCCGAGGATCCTGCAGCGGTCGGATCCGAGGCGCGCGTTGCCGCGCGGGCGCGCGCCGCGGCGACCAGGGTCGGAATCGTTGCGCTGCCGGCCGGCGAACGCGAGGCTCGCGCGTTGCTGCAGAACGCGATCGGCGTCGACGGAATGTTCGGAACCGGTGCGCGGCTGCCGTTGCCCGAGGCGTATCGCCCTCTCGCGCGCGTGCTCGACACGCGCGAACGCACCGTTGTGGCCATCGACATCCCCAGCGGTATCGACGCGCTGACCGGCGCGGTCGCGCAGGACGCGGTGCGGGCGACGCTGACCGTGACGCTGGCGGCGGCAAAGCCCGGTCTGCTTCTCGAACCGGCACGCGAATACGTCGGCGAGCTCGTTTGCGCAGCGATCGGAATCCCCGAGGCGACGCTGGCCGCCCAGCCGCGGAGCTTCGCGGCGCTCGACGACGCGGCGTTTGCGGCGCTGCTCCCGCGGCGAGCTGCAGATACCGACAAGCGCGGCGCCGGCGCGCCCCTGATCATCGCGGGGTCGGCGCAGTTTCCCGGCGCGGCGATCCTTTGCGCGCGGGCCGCCGCCCGCGCGGGCGCCGGCTACGTGTCGGTCGCGACTCCGAGCTCGGCCGCGGCGGCACTGCGCGCCCATCTCGTGGAGCAGGTCGTCGTCGAGCTTTCGGACGCGGTCGAGCCGGCAGCGATCGCGCACGAGCTCGTCGAGATTTCGCGTCATAACGGCGCGGTAGCGATCGGGCCGGGCTTAGGGCTCGACGAGCGCACGGCCAAGATCGTTATGCTGTTTCTCGAGGCAAACCGGCTGCCGATCGTCGTCGACGCCAGCGCGCTCTTTCATCTCAGCAAGCACCTCGGCTTGCTGCGCGGCCGTCCGGCCGTCGTCACCCCGCATGCCGGTGAGTTCGCGCGGCTCTCCGGTCTCGGAACGATTGCGCCAGGCACGCGCGTCGAGCGCATCCGCGAGTTCGTCGATCGGACCAAAATCACGACCCTGCTCAAGGGCTCCGACACGCTGATCTACGACGGGACGACGGTGAACATCAACACCACCGGCACGAACGCGCTTGCGACCGCGGGAACCGGGGACGTGCTCACCGGTATCATCGCGACGCTGCTTTCGCAAGGGCTTTCCCCGGTGCAGGCCGCCTGCGCGGGCGCCTACTGGCACGGCCTTGCCGGACGGGCCGCGGCACGCAAGCGCCGCGCCGGCGTCGTGGCCGGCGACGTGGTCGACGCCCTTAGCGACGCGTTGCCGCGATAA
- a CDS encoding archaemetzincin family Zn-dependent metalloprotease, with protein sequence MDSNIRIVPINTVDAGFMSRLAPCLEERFLCSVGVERSLVVPRSTLNATRGQLFVSTLMTKVQRAHPEVGAATLAITEFDLYKTSHRFVFGDADEAQSLAVVSTHRLRSEFYGEPADSNILFQRILKESIHELGHAFGLKHCYNARCAMYYSNSIFETDNKMPHFCEVCDRRLSRARS encoded by the coding sequence ATGGATTCGAATATTCGAATCGTGCCGATCAATACCGTCGACGCGGGATTCATGAGCCGTCTCGCCCCCTGTCTCGAAGAGCGATTTCTCTGCAGCGTGGGCGTGGAACGTTCGCTGGTCGTTCCCCGCAGCACGCTCAACGCGACACGCGGCCAGCTCTTCGTCTCGACCCTGATGACGAAGGTGCAGCGAGCGCACCCGGAGGTTGGCGCGGCGACGCTGGCGATCACCGAGTTCGACCTGTACAAAACCTCGCATCGTTTCGTTTTTGGCGATGCCGACGAAGCGCAGAGCCTCGCGGTCGTCTCCACCCACCGGCTGCGCTCGGAGTTTTATGGCGAGCCTGCCGATTCCAACATCCTCTTTCAACGGATCCTCAAGGAGTCGATCCACGAGCTCGGCCATGCCTTCGGCCTCAAGCACTGCTACAACGCGCGCTGCGCGATGTACTACTCGAACTCGATCTTCGAGACCGACAACAAGATGCCGCATTTTTGCGAGGTGTGCGACCGCCGCCTTTCCCGCGCTCGGTCCTAG
- the eno gene encoding phosphopyruvate hydratase, giving the protein MSLESLRGGGNPTVEGVHAREILDSRGNPTVAVTVATNFGAVEEAMVPSGASTGANEAVELRDGDQHRYNGKGVRNAVRAVNDILGPAIEGLDATAQREIDQRLIELDATANKSNLGANAILGVSLAVARAAAVSLSLPLFRYLGGPAAATLPVPMMNVINGGKHAEGALQFQECMIVPVGAPTETEAVRCGSEVFHAIGQILHERGLPTLVGDEGGYAPPLETPQQALGLIVEAIERAGYRAGDDVAIALDPASSEFYSDGNYYPLSRDTAANVDEMIALYTDLCDRYPIVSIEDGLAENDWSGWEKLTAALGKRIQLVGDDVFVTNMTFLERGIAQGVANAILIKVNQIGTLTETLDCIAMAQRAGYGIVISHRSGETEDTTIADLSVATGAGQIKTGSLSRSDRTAKYNRLMAIEEQLGQAARYPGAKVFARGPVAQR; this is encoded by the coding sequence ATGTCCCTGGAATCGTTACGCGGCGGGGGGAATCCGACGGTCGAAGGCGTCCACGCGCGCGAAATCCTCGATTCTCGCGGCAATCCTACCGTCGCGGTAACGGTCGCTACGAACTTCGGTGCGGTCGAAGAGGCGATGGTTCCATCGGGGGCCTCGACGGGTGCAAACGAAGCGGTCGAACTGCGCGACGGCGATCAGCACCGCTACAACGGCAAAGGCGTTCGCAACGCGGTGCGGGCCGTCAACGACATCCTGGGGCCCGCGATCGAAGGCCTCGATGCGACCGCGCAGCGGGAGATCGACCAGCGGCTGATCGAGCTCGACGCTACGGCAAACAAATCCAATCTCGGAGCGAATGCGATTCTCGGCGTGTCGCTTGCCGTCGCGCGCGCCGCGGCGGTGAGCCTTTCGCTTCCGCTCTTTCGGTATCTCGGCGGCCCGGCTGCGGCGACGCTTCCCGTTCCGATGATGAACGTGATCAACGGCGGCAAGCACGCGGAGGGCGCGTTGCAATTTCAGGAGTGTATGATCGTCCCGGTCGGCGCGCCGACGGAGACCGAAGCGGTGCGTTGCGGCTCGGAAGTCTTTCACGCGATCGGGCAAATCTTGCACGAACGGGGCCTTCCGACGCTGGTCGGCGACGAAGGCGGCTACGCACCGCCGCTGGAGACGCCGCAGCAAGCACTGGGGCTGATCGTCGAAGCGATCGAACGAGCCGGGTATCGAGCGGGTGACGACGTCGCGATCGCACTCGATCCCGCCTCGAGCGAGTTCTACTCCGACGGTAATTACTATCCGCTCTCGCGCGACACCGCGGCGAACGTCGACGAGATGATTGCGCTCTACACGGATCTTTGCGATCGCTATCCGATCGTTTCGATCGAAGACGGCCTGGCGGAGAACGACTGGTCGGGCTGGGAGAAGCTCACCGCAGCATTAGGTAAGCGCATCCAACTCGTGGGCGACGATGTTTTCGTAACGAACATGACGTTCCTCGAGCGCGGGATCGCGCAAGGCGTGGCGAATGCGATTCTCATCAAGGTCAATCAGATCGGCACGCTTACGGAGACCCTCGACTGCATCGCGATGGCCCAGCGTGCCGGTTACGGGATCGTGATCTCTCACCGGTCCGGCGAGACCGAGGATACGACGATCGCCGATCTCTCGGTCGCCACCGGAGCCGGCCAAATTAAGACCGGGTCGCTCTCGCGAAGCGATCGCACGGCGAAATACAATCGCCTCATGGCGATCGAAGAACAACTCGGGCAGGCGGCTCGCTACCCCGGGGCTAAGGTCTTTGCGCGCGGGCCTGTAGCTCAGCGGTAG
- a CDS encoding phosphoribosylanthranilate isomerase produces the protein MPDAWIKFCGCTSLADVAMSHEAGADAFGMIFAPSPRRIGFDAAEEIARRTPAGISPVAVFVNPERGEVESVLELFPAALLQFSGEETPDFVGRYGDRAIKAIHVDDRAILVDERCERYPEALVLFDARHDGMAGGTGQTFDWKQVVAIAAKRRVVIAGGLSAENVAQCVERAHPFGVDVRNGIETGGRKDPQKMRDFVRAVREAK, from the coding sequence GTGCCTGACGCCTGGATCAAGTTCTGCGGCTGCACTTCGCTTGCCGACGTGGCGATGTCGCACGAAGCCGGCGCCGACGCGTTCGGAATGATCTTTGCGCCGTCGCCGCGGCGCATCGGCTTCGACGCGGCAGAGGAGATCGCGCGCCGGACGCCGGCCGGAATCTCGCCCGTCGCCGTTTTCGTAAACCCGGAGCGCGGCGAGGTCGAGAGCGTCCTCGAACTTTTCCCGGCCGCGTTGCTGCAGTTTTCGGGCGAGGAAACCCCCGATTTTGTCGGGCGGTACGGCGACCGCGCTATCAAGGCGATCCACGTCGACGACCGCGCGATTCTAGTCGACGAGCGATGCGAACGCTATCCCGAGGCGCTGGTCCTCTTCGATGCCCGGCACGACGGTATGGCTGGGGGTACCGGGCAGACCTTTGACTGGAAACAGGTCGTGGCAATCGCGGCCAAACGGCGCGTGGTGATCGCGGGCGGCTTGAGCGCCGAGAACGTTGCACAGTGCGTCGAGCGCGCCCACCCGTTCGGCGTCGACGTGCGTAACGGAATCGAGACCGGCGGCCGGAAGGATCCACAGAAGATGCGCGATTTCGTGCGAGCGGTTCGCGAAGCGAAATGA
- the trpA gene encoding tryptophan synthase subunit alpha, translating to MLTAVFERARSQRRLAFIPYLMAGDPDLATTSQLIGALSAQGADLIELGVPYSDPLADGPTIAAAAQRALGNRVGLSDVLALAKQCSGNSAPIVLFTYYNPVYQFGVQRFAAALADAGVAGAIVPDLALEESAELRAALAEQGREMPLLVAPSTPPERARRIAEAAGGFVYVVSRLGVTGAGKTPDFAPLRAQITALRERTSKPLAVGFGVSRTEDVRSVADADGVIVGSALIDRYAGLSGTQAVERVVDLAAALIAATRR from the coding sequence GTGCTGACGGCTGTTTTCGAGCGCGCGCGCAGCCAGCGGCGCTTGGCCTTCATACCGTACCTGATGGCGGGCGACCCGGATCTAGCGACGACGTCGCAGTTGATCGGCGCGTTGAGCGCGCAAGGCGCGGATCTGATCGAGCTGGGCGTACCCTACAGCGATCCGCTGGCCGACGGACCGACGATCGCCGCCGCCGCACAGCGAGCGCTGGGCAACCGCGTCGGTCTATCCGACGTGCTGGCGCTGGCCAAGCAGTGCAGCGGCAACTCTGCGCCGATCGTGCTCTTCACGTATTATAATCCGGTCTACCAGTTTGGCGTGCAGCGTTTCGCCGCCGCGCTTGCCGATGCAGGCGTAGCCGGCGCGATCGTTCCCGACCTCGCACTCGAGGAGAGTGCAGAGCTGCGAGCGGCGCTGGCGGAGCAAGGGCGCGAAATGCCGCTGCTCGTGGCGCCTTCGACGCCGCCCGAACGCGCGCGCCGGATCGCCGAAGCCGCCGGCGGATTCGTTTACGTCGTTTCGCGCTTGGGCGTAACCGGCGCGGGCAAGACTCCCGACTTCGCACCTTTGCGCGCACAAATTACGGCATTGCGAGAGCGGACGTCGAAGCCGCTCGCCGTCGGATTCGGCGTAAGCCGGACGGAGGACGTGCGCAGCGTCGCGGACGCCGACGGAGTGATCGTCGGCAGCGCGCTCATCGACCGGTACGCGGGCCTCTCGGGAACGCAAGCCGTCGAGCGCGTTGTGGATCTGGCCGCGGCGCTTATCGCGGCAACGCGTCGCTAA
- the acpS gene encoding holo-ACP synthase: MACICRVEVFRMIVGIGLDTAQVARYRFGERELTWFARKIYTEGEMAYALRKRNWPERLAGFFAAKEATRKAFGHWIAWRSVGVGHQRSGKPTIELFGDARRLIELRGVRTIHLTITHTAEIAAAVVILES, from the coding sequence GTGGCCTGCATCTGCCGCGTCGAAGTCTTCAGGATGATCGTCGGCATCGGTCTCGACACGGCGCAGGTCGCACGCTACCGCTTCGGGGAGCGCGAGCTGACCTGGTTCGCGCGCAAGATCTACACCGAGGGCGAGATGGCGTACGCGCTGCGCAAACGCAACTGGCCGGAGCGTCTCGCGGGCTTCTTCGCAGCGAAGGAGGCGACGCGCAAGGCCTTCGGCCACTGGATTGCATGGCGCAGCGTGGGCGTGGGGCACCAGCGCAGCGGCAAACCGACGATCGAGCTCTTCGGTGACGCGAGGCGCCTGATCGAACTGCGCGGCGTGCGCACGATCCACCTGACGATAACGCATACGGCCGAGATCGCCGCGGCCGTGGTAATTTTGGAATCGTGA
- the trpB gene encoding tryptophan synthase subunit beta: MKPDSRGYFGKFGGRFVPEVLIAALDELDSAVNEAFDDPTFWDEYHAVLRDFVGRPSPMYRCERYVADLSPVPLLMKREDTNHTGAHKINNTVGQALLARRMGKRRLLAETGAGQHGVATATVGAKFGLPVDVYMGARDIERQALNVYVMRLLGADVHCVESGTQTLKDATNEAFRVWAARAGDTFYVIGSVVGAHPYPYMVRELQKVIGVEARRQTLARYGRLPSDVVACVGGGSNAIGIFSGFVDDPQVKLWGVEAGGEGLESEHHAASLGAGSIGVLHGSRSYLLQSAQGQVRETHSVSAGLDYPGVGPEHAFFKESGRATYPSVTDAEAIEAFKGFARSEGIVPALESAHAIAFARKLAAERSKDDLILVNLSGRGDKDIGRC; encoded by the coding sequence ATGAAGCCCGACTCGCGCGGGTACTTCGGCAAATTCGGCGGACGGTTCGTCCCTGAAGTATTGATCGCCGCCCTCGACGAGCTGGATAGCGCCGTGAACGAGGCTTTCGACGATCCCACCTTTTGGGACGAATACCACGCGGTCTTGCGCGATTTTGTCGGACGTCCCTCGCCGATGTATCGCTGCGAGCGCTACGTGGCCGATCTCTCGCCCGTTCCGCTGCTAATGAAGCGCGAAGACACCAATCACACGGGCGCGCACAAGATCAACAATACCGTGGGTCAGGCCCTGCTCGCGCGGCGGATGGGCAAGCGCCGGCTGCTCGCGGAAACCGGCGCAGGCCAGCACGGGGTCGCGACTGCGACGGTCGGCGCGAAGTTCGGCCTGCCCGTAGATGTTTATATGGGCGCGCGCGATATCGAGCGCCAAGCGCTCAACGTGTACGTTATGCGCTTGCTCGGCGCAGACGTTCACTGCGTGGAGAGCGGAACGCAGACGCTCAAAGATGCAACCAACGAAGCCTTTCGCGTCTGGGCAGCTCGCGCCGGGGACACGTTTTACGTTATCGGCAGCGTCGTCGGCGCGCATCCGTACCCGTATATGGTGCGGGAACTGCAAAAGGTGATCGGCGTCGAGGCGCGCCGGCAAACGCTCGCGCGCTACGGACGCCTGCCGAGCGACGTGGTCGCTTGCGTCGGCGGCGGCAGCAACGCGATCGGAATCTTCTCCGGTTTCGTCGACGATCCGCAGGTCAAACTGTGGGGCGTCGAAGCGGGCGGCGAAGGCCTTGAAAGCGAGCACCACGCCGCCTCGCTGGGTGCGGGAAGCATCGGCGTGCTTCACGGCTCGCGTTCTTATCTGCTGCAGAGCGCGCAGGGTCAAGTGCGCGAAACGCACTCGGTCAGCGCGGGCCTCGATTATCCGGGGGTCGGCCCCGAGCACGCGTTTTTCAAGGAGAGCGGACGTGCGACGTACCCGAGCGTCACCGATGCAGAAGCGATCGAGGCCTTCAAAGGCTTTGCGCGATCCGAAGGCATCGTACCGGCGCTCGAGAGTGCGCACGCGATCGCCTTCGCACGCAAACTCGCCGCGGAGCGCTCGAAAGACGACCTGATCCTGGTCAACTTGAGTGGACGCGGCGACAAAGACATCGGCCGGTGCTGA
- a CDS encoding biotin--[acetyl-CoA-carboxylase] ligase has product MRESSAGPYAQILAALAASPFTSISYVEGTTSTNADAAALLGNERFAGHTIVAEYQSRGAGRRGRTWEAAAGTSLLFSTILPEAVRTDRLWLVPFWVALAVREALIAAGIPAILQWPNDILVRGRKIAGILCQSQVTGPAARVACGVGINVVRSGAKATPIEESAAFCEDFAPIERPALLEAILRNYATSLELLDDARRVVQLWEAGAGVPGRRYQIQLDGVNEPFDATAARLEIGGALRVQRDNGETQAIEMADARILR; this is encoded by the coding sequence GTGCGAGAGTCGAGTGCCGGGCCGTACGCGCAAATCCTCGCTGCGCTGGCGGCAAGCCCCTTCACATCGATTTCGTATGTCGAGGGCACGACGAGCACGAATGCGGACGCTGCGGCGCTGCTCGGCAACGAGCGCTTCGCCGGACACACGATCGTCGCCGAGTATCAAAGTCGCGGGGCCGGACGCCGGGGGCGCACCTGGGAGGCAGCCGCCGGAACCTCGCTCCTCTTCAGCACGATCCTGCCGGAGGCCGTTCGCACCGATCGTCTTTGGCTCGTACCGTTCTGGGTCGCACTCGCGGTGCGCGAGGCGCTGATAGCGGCCGGCATACCCGCGATCCTTCAGTGGCCCAACGACATTCTCGTGCGAGGTCGCAAGATTGCCGGTATTCTCTGCCAATCGCAAGTCACCGGTCCCGCTGCGCGGGTTGCCTGCGGTGTTGGAATCAACGTCGTCCGCTCGGGCGCTAAGGCAACGCCGATCGAAGAGAGCGCCGCGTTCTGTGAGGATTTTGCGCCCATCGAGCGGCCCGCACTGCTCGAAGCGATCCTGCGCAACTACGCAACGTCGCTCGAACTGCTCGACGACGCGCGGCGCGTCGTGCAGTTATGGGAAGCCGGCGCCGGCGTTCCCGGGCGGCGCTACCAAATTCAACTAGACGGCGTTAATGAACCGTTCGACGCAACAGCCGCGCGCCTCGAGATCGGCGGCGCACTCCGCGTCCAGCGCGACAACGGAGAGACACAAGCAATCGAAATGGCCGACGCCCGCATCCTACGATAA
- the trpD gene encoding anthranilate phosphoribosyltransferase — MTGFPPLLRRLLGGQNLSADEAASFVGEVMDGTYTAAQSAAVLTALAYKGESVDEIVGAARAMRERSLHVEHGLPMVVDVVGTGGDHANTLNISTMAALVVAATGIPVAKHGNRAASSACGSADVLESAGFPIEVAPEVAARMLRESGFTFMFASRYHPAMRIAAAIRRELGVRTIFNLLGPLTNPASATHLVVGVAREELVERLGPALRALGVVRGAVVHGASGIDEVAGDAPTAIYSFDENGSRLWQIEPSAFGITAPLSTPVGGSVELCRTAFVEILQGAASAAADVVALNAAVVLAVAGAESELPAAFERSREVLRSGAAWRTFERAKDVGSRA; from the coding sequence ATGACCGGCTTTCCCCCGTTGCTGCGCCGCCTGCTCGGCGGCCAGAATCTCTCGGCCGACGAGGCGGCCTCCTTCGTCGGCGAGGTGATGGACGGAACCTACACTGCGGCGCAATCCGCAGCGGTGTTGACGGCACTGGCATACAAAGGTGAGAGCGTCGACGAGATCGTGGGTGCGGCTCGGGCGATGCGCGAGCGCAGCCTGCACGTCGAGCACGGCCTGCCGATGGTCGTCGACGTCGTCGGAACGGGCGGCGATCATGCCAATACCCTCAACATCTCCACGATGGCGGCGCTCGTCGTTGCGGCCACGGGAATTCCGGTTGCCAAGCACGGCAATCGCGCTGCCTCGAGCGCGTGCGGGAGCGCCGACGTTCTCGAATCGGCCGGCTTTCCGATCGAAGTTGCGCCGGAGGTGGCGGCGCGGATGCTGCGAGAATCGGGCTTCACGTTTATGTTCGCGTCGCGCTACCATCCCGCGATGCGCATCGCCGCGGCGATTCGCCGCGAGCTTGGGGTACGGACGATCTTCAATCTGCTCGGCCCGCTGACCAATCCGGCGAGTGCGACGCATCTGGTCGTCGGCGTCGCGCGTGAAGAGCTCGTCGAACGGCTCGGCCCGGCGCTGCGAGCCCTCGGCGTGGTGCGCGGCGCCGTCGTACACGGCGCAAGCGGAATCGACGAGGTCGCCGGCGACGCACCGACGGCGATCTATTCCTTCGACGAAAACGGCTCGCGGCTGTGGCAGATCGAGCCGAGCGCCTTCGGAATAACCGCCCCGCTGAGCACTCCGGTCGGCGGTTCGGTCGAGCTTTGCCGCACTGCCTTCGTCGAGATACTGCAGGGAGCTGCGAGTGCGGCGGCCGACGTCGTCGCGCTCAACGCGGCCGTCGTGTTGGCGGTCGCCGGCGCCGAGAGCGAGCTGCCCGCGGCATTCGAGCGGTCGCGCGAGGTGCTGCGCAGCGGCGCCGCGTGGCGTACGTTCGAACGCGCGAAGGATGTCGGATCGCGTGCCTGA